From the Polyangiaceae bacterium genome, one window contains:
- a CDS encoding 2Fe-2S iron-sulfur cluster-binding protein: MPQRRMPPTDPVWIEHDGDRIPAARGESVAAALLAADRVLLSRSPKLHRPRGPSCLRGGCDGCLARVDGEPNVMTCLRRVEGGERIETQNVLGTRGMDLMEAADFLFPRGIDHHKLFAGIRGVSSLVQSFARRVAGLGTLPDEAKDVMPARRREVDVLIVGSGRAGQAVATRLREFDVCMIDDALRTGATYALQDPVAAAQSLAQLEKVDCHPATTAIALSREPGPGLSAVLGDARGAWLCQPRAVVLATGCHDYAPAFGENDLPGIFSARAALSLLHGDITVGQRVALIGRGHYLDVLRKVWGGELTLLEEAEVRRCAGRGRVRAVVMRDGNRRITVDAVVTDGPGAPAFELAVQSGADVQFDGSGFAPRTDATGSVSAGVWAVGSVVANRVTPDDVAEAVRRWL, encoded by the coding sequence ATGCCCCAGCGCCGTATGCCTCCAACGGACCCGGTCTGGATCGAGCACGACGGCGATCGCATCCCGGCCGCTCGCGGGGAGAGCGTGGCAGCGGCACTCCTGGCCGCGGATCGGGTGCTGCTTTCACGCAGTCCGAAGCTGCACCGTCCGCGCGGACCGTCTTGCCTTCGCGGGGGCTGCGATGGCTGCCTGGCACGTGTCGACGGCGAGCCCAACGTGATGACGTGTCTGAGGCGTGTCGAAGGCGGCGAGCGAATCGAAACGCAAAACGTGCTCGGCACCCGCGGCATGGATCTGATGGAGGCCGCTGACTTCCTCTTTCCTCGTGGCATCGACCATCACAAGTTGTTCGCGGGCATTCGTGGGGTCTCGAGCTTGGTTCAGTCCTTTGCCCGACGTGTGGCGGGTCTCGGGACACTGCCCGACGAGGCGAAGGACGTGATGCCGGCGCGTCGCCGCGAGGTCGACGTGCTCATCGTCGGAAGCGGTCGCGCGGGTCAAGCCGTCGCGACTCGGCTGCGGGAGTTCGACGTGTGCATGATCGATGACGCGCTCCGCACCGGCGCCACCTACGCGCTGCAAGATCCGGTGGCAGCCGCGCAATCCCTGGCGCAATTGGAGAAGGTCGACTGCCACCCGGCCACTACCGCCATCGCCCTTTCCCGCGAGCCCGGTCCTGGGCTTTCTGCTGTGTTGGGGGACGCTCGCGGCGCCTGGCTCTGTCAGCCTCGGGCGGTGGTGCTGGCAACGGGCTGCCACGACTACGCGCCCGCCTTCGGCGAAAACGACCTCCCTGGTATCTTCAGTGCGCGCGCCGCCCTCAGCTTGCTTCACGGCGACATCACCGTGGGCCAACGCGTCGCGCTGATCGGCCGAGGCCACTACTTGGACGTACTGCGCAAGGTGTGGGGCGGCGAGCTCACGCTGCTGGAAGAAGCCGAGGTACGGCGCTGCGCCGGCCGGGGCCGCGTGCGCGCCGTGGTGATGCGCGATGGCAATCGTCGCATCACGGTCGACGCCGTCGTGACGGATGGCCCCGGCGCACCGGCCTTCGAGTTGGCGGTGCAATCGGGCGCCGACGTGCAGTTCGACGGTTCGGGCTTCGCCCCACGAACGGACGCGACAGGCTCGGTGAGTGCGGGCGTTTGGGCCGTGGGAAGCGTCGTGGCGAACCGAGTCACGCCGGACGACGTGGCCGAAGCCGTGCGCCGCTGGCTGTAG
- a CDS encoding heme exporter protein CcmB, giving the protein MSTATTPSAPLSRGTLSWWGQAQTVLAKDVRIELRSGEVVTTSGFFAVLLVVMASFSLYGGPMSRRLVVAAVVWLSVAFAAVLALGRAWQRERDESAMAGLVVSPLSPSALFCGKAVALAGFLVVIECLVIPLASLLFAVDLLEMGPGLLLIALCATPGVAATGTLFGAMTVRTRARDLMLAVVLFPLLSPTLLSAVAGTRELLGGASLAELGDYFRLMGVFDLVFIAGGLALFGLLLED; this is encoded by the coding sequence GTGTCCACCGCCACGACCCCATCTGCCCCACTTTCGCGCGGCACCTTGAGCTGGTGGGGCCAGGCGCAGACGGTGTTGGCCAAGGACGTGCGCATCGAGTTGCGTTCGGGCGAGGTCGTCACGACCAGCGGCTTCTTCGCGGTGCTCCTGGTCGTGATGGCGTCCTTTTCCCTCTACGGTGGGCCGATGAGCCGGCGCTTGGTGGTCGCCGCGGTGGTGTGGCTCAGCGTGGCGTTCGCGGCGGTGCTCGCCCTTGGTCGAGCTTGGCAGCGCGAACGCGACGAGAGCGCCATGGCGGGCCTAGTGGTGTCCCCGCTGTCACCCAGTGCGCTCTTTTGCGGCAAGGCCGTGGCCCTGGCGGGCTTTCTCGTGGTCATCGAGTGCTTGGTCATTCCTTTGGCGTCGCTCTTGTTTGCAGTGGATCTCCTGGAAATGGGTCCGGGATTGTTGCTGATTGCTCTGTGCGCGACGCCGGGCGTCGCCGCGACGGGGACGCTGTTTGGAGCGATGACCGTGCGTACGCGGGCGCGAGATCTGATGCTCGCGGTCGTGCTCTTTCCGCTGCTGTCGCCCACGTTGCTCTCCGCCGTCGCCGGGACGCGCGAGCTGCTCGGGGGCGCCTCGCTGGCGGAGCTGGGCGATTACTTCCGCCTGATGGGAGTCTTCGATCTAGTCTTCATTGCCGGCGGTCTCGCGCTGTTCGGGCTACTGCTTGAGGACTGA
- a CDS encoding DUF2505 family protein, whose translation MADVKIEHTYNCNEDTFWDKIFFESDYNEQMFKKALEFPGYEVADQKEDDSSIRRSINVVPKLGPMPGPVKKLIGDGLGYREDGVYDKKSRRYTIKITPNKLADKIKIEGVLYTKPAGDNKLSRVFECKVEVKIFGVGGLVEKQVIGDMETSYAKGAEFTNKYIAEKGL comes from the coding sequence ATGGCGGACGTGAAAATCGAGCACACCTACAACTGCAATGAAGACACCTTCTGGGACAAGATCTTCTTCGAAAGCGACTACAACGAGCAGATGTTCAAGAAAGCGCTCGAGTTTCCGGGCTATGAGGTGGCGGATCAGAAAGAGGACGACAGCAGCATTCGTCGCTCGATCAACGTGGTGCCCAAGCTGGGTCCCATGCCGGGCCCGGTCAAGAAGCTGATTGGCGACGGCCTGGGCTACCGCGAGGACGGCGTCTACGACAAGAAGTCTCGCCGCTACACGATCAAGATCACGCCGAACAAGTTGGCCGACAAGATCAAGATCGAAGGCGTGCTCTACACGAAGCCCGCGGGAGACAACAAGCTCAGCCGTGTGTTCGAATGCAAGGTCGAAGTGAAGATCTTCGGCGTCGGTGGCCTGGTGGAAAAGCAGGTCATCGGCGACATGGAGACCAGCTACGCGAAGGGCGCAGAGTTCACGAACAAATACATCGCCGAAAAGGGCCTCTGA
- the gltX gene encoding glutamate--tRNA ligase, with protein sequence MSGPRVRFAPSPSGYLHIGGARTALFNWLWARSQGGSFVLRIEDTDQDRSSLESVRAILDALRWLGLDWDEGPEVDGPHAPYFQSERKALYRDAAEQLIQKGHAYRCYCTKEELDAARAALKERDPKAQFVYPGTCRTRSDTPDRPFVVRFKTDTTGSTHFEDKVFGSVSTPNSAQQDFVMVRSDGFPLYNLGAVVDDHAMGITLVARGRDHIGNTPQQVMLYQAFGWPVPEFAHLPMMLSPKGEKLSKRHAAVSVAEYRDRGFTAMGVLNYLVRFGWSFGDQEIFSRRELIERFSWDRVNKSDGKFDEKKFADVAFEHLKREDLTSSADYEAAVTPFLRERGVEVDATLLSRALPTIRERAHSLVEAAHALDYYFRAEPEFEAPARGKFLVPAAAPHLDALAELVATTEPFDVGALEEAFRKLVEAREVKMKDIAQPARVALTGRTASPPLFDVMVVLGKERSVARLRQGASLARGS encoded by the coding sequence ATGAGCGGTCCCCGCGTGCGTTTTGCACCTTCCCCTAGCGGCTACCTCCACATTGGCGGCGCCCGCACCGCCCTGTTCAATTGGCTTTGGGCACGCAGCCAAGGCGGCAGCTTCGTGCTGCGCATCGAGGACACGGATCAGGATCGCTCCAGCCTGGAGAGCGTGCGGGCGATCTTGGATGCCCTGCGCTGGCTGGGACTCGACTGGGACGAGGGGCCCGAGGTCGATGGCCCCCATGCGCCGTACTTTCAGAGCGAACGCAAAGCGCTGTACCGGGACGCCGCAGAGCAGCTGATTCAGAAGGGCCACGCCTATCGCTGCTACTGCACCAAGGAAGAGCTCGATGCCGCTCGTGCGGCTTTGAAGGAAAGGGACCCAAAAGCCCAGTTCGTCTATCCGGGAACCTGTCGCACGCGCAGCGACACCCCTGATCGTCCTTTCGTGGTCCGTTTCAAGACGGACACTACGGGCTCGACCCACTTCGAGGACAAGGTGTTCGGCAGCGTGTCGACGCCGAACTCGGCCCAGCAAGACTTCGTGATGGTGCGCAGCGACGGCTTCCCGCTCTACAACTTGGGCGCCGTGGTGGACGACCACGCCATGGGCATCACCTTGGTGGCGCGAGGCCGAGACCACATCGGGAACACGCCACAACAGGTCATGCTGTACCAGGCCTTTGGCTGGCCGGTCCCCGAGTTCGCGCACCTGCCCATGATGCTGTCGCCCAAGGGGGAAAAGCTGTCCAAGCGCCACGCCGCGGTCAGCGTCGCGGAATACCGGGATCGCGGCTTCACAGCCATGGGAGTGCTCAACTACCTGGTGCGTTTCGGCTGGTCCTTCGGTGACCAAGAGATCTTCAGTCGCCGAGAGCTGATCGAGCGCTTCTCGTGGGACCGCGTGAACAAGAGCGATGGCAAGTTCGACGAGAAGAAATTCGCCGACGTAGCCTTCGAGCACTTGAAGCGTGAAGACCTGACGAGCAGCGCCGACTATGAAGCAGCCGTGACGCCGTTCCTGCGTGAGCGTGGCGTGGAGGTGGACGCCACCCTACTCAGCCGCGCACTGCCCACCATCCGGGAGCGCGCGCACAGCCTGGTCGAGGCTGCCCACGCCCTGGACTACTACTTCCGCGCGGAGCCAGAGTTCGAGGCGCCGGCCCGCGGCAAGTTCCTGGTGCCCGCGGCCGCACCGCATCTGGATGCCTTGGCAGAACTGGTCGCAACGACCGAGCCCTTCGACGTCGGCGCGCTCGAAGAGGCCTTCCGCAAGCTGGTGGAGGCGCGGGAGGTCAAGATGAAGGACATTGCGCAGCCCGCACGGGTGGCGCTCACTGGTCGAACGGCGAGCCCGCCGCTTTTCGATGTGATGGTGGTGCTGGGCAAGGAGCGCAGTGTGGCCCGACTGCGGCAAGGCGCCAGCCTGGCGCGAGGAAGCTGA
- a CDS encoding CPBP family intramembrane glutamic endopeptidase — translation MQAASWSFFAPGESLVLPLTRLDEVSWFNSLLGYPPIKALLPIPILLLIAPAIWWFFRDTWKELDREAAAARSARAESDGVDLRPAVCLAIVGVVLTLQEYYGGRQFYDTVIRPALVDWESGGKTWIKLAKYDELYGYGWWVFSRAAGYVLIPLPLWKLLFPKDSILDMGFRVRGFFSHAWIYGLCLAIVLPVMALVASQPDFGTYYPFYKNSSRSWFDFLIWEGMYFVQFLTLEMFFRGWIVGALRKSMGAGAIFAMAVPYCMIHYGKPYLEAHGAIVAGVVLGSLAMRTKSIYSGFLVHITVAFLMDFLALWKRAALPTTFWSGG, via the coding sequence ATGCAGGCCGCCTCGTGGTCCTTCTTCGCACCCGGTGAATCCCTGGTGCTGCCCTTGACCCGCCTCGACGAGGTGAGTTGGTTCAACTCGCTGCTCGGCTATCCGCCGATCAAAGCGCTGCTGCCCATTCCCATCCTGTTGCTGATTGCCCCGGCGATCTGGTGGTTCTTTCGCGACACTTGGAAAGAGCTGGACCGCGAGGCCGCGGCGGCCCGCAGCGCCCGCGCCGAGAGTGACGGGGTGGACCTGCGCCCCGCCGTCTGCCTGGCCATCGTCGGGGTCGTACTCACGCTGCAAGAGTACTACGGCGGGCGCCAGTTCTACGACACGGTGATTCGCCCCGCCCTCGTCGACTGGGAGAGCGGCGGCAAAACTTGGATCAAGCTGGCCAAGTACGACGAGCTGTACGGCTACGGCTGGTGGGTCTTCTCGCGCGCAGCAGGCTACGTGCTGATTCCCTTGCCCCTGTGGAAGCTCCTGTTCCCCAAGGACAGCATTCTGGACATGGGCTTTCGCGTGCGCGGCTTTTTCAGCCACGCTTGGATCTACGGGCTGTGCTTGGCCATCGTGCTGCCAGTGATGGCGCTGGTGGCATCCCAGCCCGACTTCGGCACCTACTACCCTTTCTACAAGAACAGCTCACGAAGTTGGTTCGACTTCCTGATCTGGGAAGGCATGTACTTCGTGCAGTTCCTCACCCTCGAAATGTTCTTTCGCGGCTGGATAGTGGGAGCGCTGCGCAAGAGCATGGGCGCGGGCGCCATCTTCGCCATGGCCGTCCCGTACTGCATGATCCACTACGGCAAGCCCTATCTGGAAGCGCACGGCGCCATCGTGGCGGGCGTGGTGCTGGGCTCCCTGGCCATGCGCACCAAGAGCATCTACTCGGGCTTCCTGGTGCACATCACCGTGGCTTTCCTGATGGATTTTCTCGCCTTGTGGAAGCGCGCCGCGCTGCCGACCACCTTCTGGTCCGGCGGCTAG
- the speA gene encoding biosynthetic arginine decarboxylase, with translation MNEKIDNGEQWSVSKSEQLYQIGGWGDPYFTVTETGEVAVTPDPTREGSINLYELTEALKARGIALPLLIRFPDIVGHRIRRLNECFQHAIREHEYAGTYRGVFPVKVNQQRHLVEAIVDAGRPWQFGLEAGSKPELLIALAAMQDVGGLIICNGYKDHSYIETALVAQKFDKTVIVVLERADELDVVLQASEKLGIKPVLGVRAKLTAKGVGRWADSAGDRAKFGLTTSEMVELVDRLAQHNMLDSLVLLHFHIGSQISSIIPIKNAIQEAANIYVELAKMGCAMGFLDVGGGLAIDYDGSKTDFHASKNYALAEYAADVVAHVQSACAKFDIPVPTLVSESGRAVAAHHSVLVFEVVGTSEVRFGQPEPPPASAHRLLKDMYETYRGISAKNVQESWHDASQAKEEAQNLFKYGYLGLRERAQAERLFWACCEKIQERLKRLKFVPEELWHLEQTLSAIYYCNFSLFQSAPDIWAIDQLFPIMPIHRLTEEPTVTARLADLTCDSDGMVDRFIDVEEDKHVLEVHEWGRERPYYLAMFLNGAYQEILGDLHNLFGDTNAVHVALTDDGYEVRHVIKGDSIAEVLRYVEYVPEDMVEAVRRQADRAVQSGRLTNEQMRTLMQHYESALRAYTYLTEGT, from the coding sequence ATGAACGAGAAGATAGACAACGGCGAGCAATGGTCCGTCAGCAAGAGTGAGCAACTCTATCAAATCGGTGGCTGGGGCGATCCCTACTTCACCGTCACCGAGACCGGTGAAGTTGCGGTTACTCCGGATCCGACGCGTGAAGGTTCCATCAACCTCTACGAGCTGACCGAGGCGCTGAAGGCGCGCGGCATCGCGCTGCCGCTGTTGATTCGCTTCCCCGACATCGTCGGCCATCGCATTCGACGCTTGAACGAGTGCTTCCAGCACGCCATACGAGAGCACGAGTACGCCGGAACCTATCGCGGGGTGTTCCCCGTGAAGGTCAATCAACAGCGTCACTTGGTCGAGGCCATCGTGGACGCTGGGCGCCCGTGGCAATTCGGCCTGGAGGCAGGCAGCAAGCCCGAGCTGCTCATCGCTTTGGCAGCGATGCAGGACGTGGGCGGCCTCATCATCTGCAACGGCTACAAGGACCACAGCTACATCGAGACGGCGCTGGTCGCGCAGAAGTTCGACAAGACGGTAATCGTCGTCTTGGAGCGCGCCGACGAGCTGGACGTCGTGCTGCAAGCCTCGGAGAAACTCGGCATCAAGCCGGTGCTGGGCGTCCGCGCCAAGCTCACCGCCAAGGGCGTGGGTCGCTGGGCGGACTCCGCAGGGGATCGAGCCAAGTTCGGCCTGACCACCAGCGAAATGGTGGAGCTCGTGGATCGCTTGGCCCAGCACAACATGCTCGACTCGCTGGTGCTGCTCCACTTCCACATCGGTAGCCAGATCTCGAGCATCATTCCGATCAAGAACGCGATTCAGGAAGCTGCGAACATCTACGTTGAGCTCGCGAAGATGGGCTGCGCGATGGGCTTCTTGGACGTCGGTGGCGGCTTGGCCATCGACTACGACGGCTCCAAGACCGACTTCCATGCGTCGAAGAACTACGCTCTGGCGGAGTACGCGGCAGACGTGGTGGCCCACGTGCAATCCGCGTGTGCCAAGTTCGACATTCCCGTGCCCACCCTGGTGAGCGAGAGTGGACGCGCCGTCGCCGCCCATCATTCCGTGCTGGTGTTCGAGGTGGTCGGCACCAGCGAAGTCCGTTTTGGTCAGCCTGAACCGCCGCCAGCCTCCGCGCACCGGCTGCTGAAGGACATGTACGAGACCTATCGTGGGATCAGCGCAAAGAACGTCCAGGAGAGCTGGCACGACGCCAGCCAGGCCAAGGAAGAGGCTCAAAACCTGTTCAAGTACGGCTACCTCGGACTGCGCGAGCGGGCCCAGGCGGAGCGCCTATTCTGGGCGTGCTGCGAAAAGATCCAAGAGCGCTTGAAGCGCCTGAAGTTCGTCCCGGAAGAGCTCTGGCACCTGGAGCAGACGCTGAGCGCCATCTATTACTGCAACTTCAGTTTGTTCCAGTCGGCACCGGATATCTGGGCCATCGACCAGCTGTTCCCGATCATGCCGATTCACCGTCTGACGGAAGAGCCCACGGTCACGGCCAGGCTCGCCGATCTCACCTGTGACAGCGATGGCATGGTGGATCGCTTCATCGACGTGGAGGAGGACAAGCACGTGCTCGAGGTCCACGAATGGGGCCGGGAGCGCCCTTACTACTTGGCCATGTTCCTCAACGGTGCCTACCAAGAGATCCTGGGCGACCTGCACAACCTCTTTGGCGATACGAATGCCGTGCACGTGGCGCTCACCGACGACGGCTACGAAGTCCGTCACGTGATCAAGGGCGACTCCATCGCGGAAGTACTGCGCTACGTCGAGTACGTGCCCGAAGACATGGTCGAGGCCGTGCGACGCCAGGCGGACCGCGCCGTACAGAGCGGACGGCTGACCAACGAGCAAATGCGCACTCTGATGCAGCACTACGAATCCGCCCTGCGTGCCTACACCTATTTGACCGAAGGCACCTGA
- a CDS encoding TerB family tellurite resistance protein: MIELRPKTLQRIRDELLDLGQPPSVHFMRAGAVEDPFAGDPDARRRFEALFEAMYLMVVADGTVADVEREVLRGAVRGLTDNAVRTKHIEEFMAQCDARAGEGVAARLAAIAPVLQEDPALTDAAFSLAAAIAFADNEIQDQENDLINDLAEALSISSEKAEDLLMQLEQDSED, translated from the coding sequence ATGATCGAGCTTCGCCCCAAAACCCTGCAACGAATCCGTGACGAGCTTCTCGATCTGGGCCAACCGCCCAGCGTCCATTTCATGCGCGCGGGCGCCGTGGAGGACCCTTTCGCGGGCGACCCCGATGCGCGTCGGCGCTTCGAGGCGTTGTTCGAGGCCATGTACCTGATGGTGGTCGCCGATGGCACCGTGGCGGACGTGGAACGCGAGGTGCTGCGCGGCGCCGTGCGCGGGCTGACGGACAATGCCGTACGCACCAAGCACATCGAGGAGTTCATGGCGCAGTGCGACGCGCGCGCGGGTGAAGGCGTGGCAGCGCGACTCGCCGCCATCGCGCCGGTGCTACAAGAAGATCCCGCGCTGACGGATGCCGCGTTCTCCCTGGCTGCAGCGATCGCCTTCGCGGACAACGAGATCCAGGATCAGGAGAACGATCTGATCAACGACCTGGCCGAGGCTTTGAGCATCAGCAGCGAAAAGGCAGAAGATCTACTGATGCAGTTGGAGCAGGACTCGGAAGACTGA
- a CDS encoding lytic transglycosylase domain-containing protein, which translates to MSASPSPRAYRLFGAGVLVAPLLLSASQSQADIYKTVDKDGVVSFTNTPQGKASKLVAKEARLPPVAPFMPSDTSPERFSRYDAHIRQAATLYQIPEELVRAVIKVESDYDPRAVSRANARGLMQLIPETAERMMVTDMFDPRQNIFGGVRYLRVLANLFNGDLQLTIAAYNAGEGAVTRHGGIPPYEETRAYVAKVLAYYNYFRTAGLVRPR; encoded by the coding sequence GTGTCTGCTTCTCCCTCCCCTCGCGCGTATCGCCTCTTCGGAGCGGGCGTGCTCGTAGCTCCTTTGCTGCTCTCGGCGTCGCAGAGCCAGGCCGACATCTACAAGACCGTCGACAAGGACGGCGTGGTGTCCTTCACCAACACGCCCCAGGGCAAGGCCAGCAAGCTCGTCGCCAAGGAAGCGAGGCTGCCCCCAGTCGCACCGTTCATGCCGTCGGACACGTCGCCAGAGCGATTCAGCCGCTATGACGCGCACATCCGTCAGGCCGCCACGCTCTACCAGATCCCGGAAGAGCTGGTGCGCGCCGTGATCAAGGTCGAGAGTGACTACGATCCGCGCGCGGTCTCGCGAGCCAACGCACGCGGGCTGATGCAGCTCATTCCCGAAACCGCAGAGCGCATGATGGTCACCGACATGTTCGACCCGCGCCAGAACATCTTCGGCGGCGTCCGCTACCTGCGCGTGCTGGCCAACCTGTTCAACGGCGATCTGCAGCTCACCATCGCTGCCTACAACGCGGGCGAAGGTGCGGTCACCCGCCACGGCGGCATCCCACCCTACGAAGAAACTCGCGCCTACGTGGCGAAAGTCCTCGCCTACTACAACTACTTCCGCACCGCCGGCCTCGTCCGCCCGCGCTAG
- a CDS encoding WYL domain-containing transcriptional regulator has product MTSVGRPQGRFTQHRRLDRLRELLARHPRGLSLYELADALDVSPRTMRRYLKEVEREFDLEARPERGGGVLLWRIRSSEIPRKVELRRTQAYAMLAARRLFEPMRGSALFEEIDLAINKLLAFAQRPGRGPNAGLADARLEDRFLYLPFAPKIYADKTDELDDLFQAVSDLRPLSLLYKSGAKSKEERIVIHPYAMVLHRDAIYCVGFHTERGEIRTFVLDRMRDTQCSYTERFDLPDDFDVGEYFQGELGVWKSSKRQKVVVEFDAQGAEYVRMRKVHATQKLQAIAGGGVRLTMTVGNLNPVTSWVLEWGARAKVVEPPELIERVRRELEQALGGYKQRMPRKRASK; this is encoded by the coding sequence ATGACAAGCGTGGGTCGACCCCAGGGCCGCTTCACTCAGCACCGCCGCCTGGATCGGCTGCGGGAGCTGCTCGCCAGGCATCCGCGGGGGCTTTCTTTGTACGAGCTTGCGGATGCCCTCGACGTGAGCCCGCGGACGATGCGCCGCTATTTGAAGGAGGTCGAGCGAGAGTTCGACTTGGAGGCCAGGCCCGAGCGGGGCGGGGGCGTACTGCTGTGGCGCATCCGGAGTAGCGAGATCCCGCGCAAAGTCGAGCTGCGGCGAACCCAAGCTTACGCCATGCTCGCCGCGCGCCGACTGTTCGAGCCCATGCGCGGTTCCGCCCTCTTCGAGGAGATCGACCTCGCGATCAACAAGCTACTTGCCTTTGCGCAACGACCCGGGCGTGGCCCGAATGCAGGGCTCGCCGATGCGCGCCTCGAGGATCGCTTCCTCTACTTGCCCTTCGCCCCGAAGATCTACGCTGACAAGACCGACGAGCTGGACGATCTGTTCCAGGCCGTGTCGGACCTGCGGCCGCTGTCGCTGCTCTACAAGAGCGGCGCCAAGTCCAAAGAAGAACGCATCGTGATCCACCCCTACGCCATGGTGTTGCACCGTGACGCCATCTACTGCGTCGGGTTTCACACGGAGCGCGGAGAGATCCGGACCTTCGTCTTGGATCGCATGCGAGATACCCAGTGCTCCTACACCGAGCGCTTCGACTTGCCCGACGACTTCGACGTGGGCGAGTACTTCCAGGGCGAACTCGGCGTATGGAAGAGCAGCAAACGTCAAAAGGTAGTGGTGGAGTTCGACGCTCAGGGCGCCGAGTACGTGCGCATGCGGAAAGTGCACGCGACCCAGAAGCTGCAAGCCATCGCCGGCGGGGGGGTGCGCTTGACCATGACCGTCGGCAACCTCAACCCCGTCACCAGTTGGGTTCTGGAGTGGGGAGCGCGGGCAAAGGTGGTCGAGCCCCCGGAGCTGATCGAACGGGTTCGGCGAGAGCTCGAACAAGCTTTGGGCGGCTACAAGCAGCGCATGCCCAGGAAACGCGCTTCGAAGTGA